Part of the Citrus sinensis cultivar Valencia sweet orange chromosome 2, DVS_A1.0, whole genome shotgun sequence genome, AACATAAAATATGTACCTCCATGGGTTATGTTCTATCTTTTATCTGTGTCCTAAAGTTATTCTCCATGGCAGAATCAGTTCGCCTATTACATCTACATGccttagaaaaattatatggAGCATGTATAGTACCACAAACTTCAGGATTTGTGTAAGCCACGAAAATCTTATATGTGTGCGCTTCGTGAAGAAGAATTTGCTTGGACTAGTGGGCATGTTAGGCTTGGGATTTTAGAGTTGGACTTTTATGGAGGGGATATATGTAGTTGTAGTCTGACTATGTTATATCATATGATCCCCTTAAACGTTTTTATCGCATTAGGAGATGAGTATACTCTTTCGTTTTCAGAATCTGACATTGTCCTAGTTAGGTCTGTTcagttatttttcataaatcataTAATAGGATGGTTACACGTCATAGTGGATAAAGCTAAATTCTATTAATGTTCTGCAATTTTGGTAGTTCCTAATTCTATTCCTTATCCCTTTTGTCAACTTTGTGGATAAAGATACACCATGGTCGTTCATGAATAGTTAAATACTTAGTACCAAAATGATGACCTCTGGGCACGTGGCGCCATGGTTCGCAGCACTTGCACCTGCAATGTGTGAAACTTATGCTTTGTCTTGACCAGAAAATGAACAATAAAATCCTCAGGGAGATGTATCTTCACCCCTTTATGTCAGTCTCAAACGTGgttcacatgaaaaaaaaaattcatttttgttcccaaaaatatttatttacttgtgGGTAGCAAAAGCAAAGACGGTCTCTTTTGGATTACTGTACTTGTGGCACATATGTGCATTATCCAAACTCCGACTAATGCAAGCATAAGGCAGGGGGCCCTTGTCGCATGCATACATGTGGGAACATGAAAGGCTATAAAAGCCTATAgcatttgataaaaaaatgtgtatgATTGTTCATTTagtcaaaacaaatttatctCCTAGGGGTGGACTAAAAAAATCGATACtcagaaaaaatcaaatcgaACCAGAGGTTcggtttaatttttaaaattatataaaaaaaaagtggacggtttatatgaagaaaattaaaaaaaaatcgaattagtaataaaatcaattcaatttgaattattattatttttaaaaaaaaaatcagattattattatttaaaaaaattgatggttCAATTCGATTCGCAGTCGAACCGTTGCCCACCCTTTTATCTGCACTGGCCCTTTCTTAAAGGCAAAGCTGTCTTGAAGACATCAAACATAGAGAGAGCTTTGCTTCAGCAGCCCCAAAATATGATGAAGCAACAGCTAGGAGGGGAGGctccaacttttttttttaagatttaaataaaaatgagacaaaacctgtttttaaaaaaagcaaCATTCATAAACTATTCAAGTTCCAAGGGGGGAACACAATGCACATGGTTGGTAAAGGCTTTTAGGGGTTTATAACTTTCCTGGCTACTTCCCCACCACCAGGCTGGGCTGGGATATTCAACTATCCATGaatcacaattaaaattaaaattaataaaaaaaaaataaggaaagggGCCAAGCACAAATTATGAGCACGTGCGATGGACCATCATGAGTTCGTTCCTTCCTGCATCTTTCGAGATTAAGGATAAGGTTtgtgtttctttattttaattactaatCTCAAGATTATTATAAACtaaacatattaataatattataacttagATTTCAAGCGATGAAAAATTCAATTCTAGGAGTACATCCGGAACTTAGTAATTTCCGAGACTaatattaatgaaagaaaTGTTGATTTATCTTTAAGATTTTGTTACCTTACATGTAATGTAATGTAAGGGTACAATTTTTCACAAGTCAATTTGTGAGAGACTGCTACCTTTACGTTACATGTAAGGGTAGCAGCTCCCTTATCTTTATCCAATGAATGAGATAAGGCCcgtaataaatgaatgatgCTTGTAAAGAAGAGACGAGCTCTAAGGGTATAGGGATGGGGATGATGTGAACTATTAACCATAAAGAGAAGGAATTTGCTGTGATTGAAACACGTGTAGAGAGAAGGATCCCATGGATTGTAGCAGTCCGGTATTTATTAAAACCGTTTTAGCTCATTTTGATCCATCCATAAATCTCACATGCACTATTAATAATAGGTCTGGTAACTGGGATTAATCACGTGGTAAAAATAAAGTggtcaaaaatggtctcatcttatttaaatatttcaggataagaacaaaagaaggtTTGGTGGTTAATTATGAACTTAAtctttattaaagaaaaagaaaagaaaagaaaagaaaaatgggtaGGATCTTAATCTAGAAAAAACGAGGGACAGTGGAGTTAATGTTAATTAAGTATTGTCAAAACCCCATCATTATCGGCCTTATTAAAGAGCCCAGCCGGATCCAAGTTCATTAACATTATGATTAAAGTGAATacaaattctctctcttttctttttttatttattaaaaaaaaaaatactgttACTGCTTTATGGTTAATATAATAGTGCTTGTTTTTCATAATGAATCACACGTTTCGCCTTTTAGTTTTTCTACGAGTCAAGAACCTTCGGTAATTGCTGTCTACTCAATTTTCTTGCATGCGcttaatttatgattaaacCCAAAAATCTCCATCACTGGCCTCCACTCTAGTAGGGATTAGGGCGCAGGAATTCaagctttaatttcaattatgtgggcgttgatatttgattttctctttattattattattattattattattttggagtAGACATACATATCCTACAAAAATATGATTAGaatcaatgataaaattatataaatttattttaactccagttaaattaaaataactaatataaattattgttatacgtatagtttttttcttttattttgaaggACTGTTATGAaccttatttattatattataaattattaaaaaaaaattgttgaggACTAATATCAAAAGTGTTTATCCAATAGGATACATGAGACATAGTTAAATTACTACTAAGgtttaaagatattttttaaggaTTAGATGGGGTCACAATCTAACCTACCTGAAGCCCTCCTCATCCTTTTCCACTAGTATAACAAATATCTCCTAATAATATTAGTGagagtgaaaataatttaaataatatattcttataaaaattcttaattgtgATTATTCGTAGGtctttatttgtaacaatatATCGATATTTCGTGTGgagggaggaaaaaaaaaaaaaaaagggggggatAGTAATAAGTAaggttaaaaagaaaaatagtgtTGACTTTTAGTTTGAAATCACCAAAACAATGGGGGGGCTAGGCTTGCCTAGGCTAGGTGACTACTAGCTAGTGACGCAAAATTTGGGGATTAAGCTCTGAGGGAGTAGTGCAGGAGCAGCGAGCGAGGGGAAAAGATCTTTCGAGTGGGGCCCACGAGCACGCAGGAGGAACCCCGCCGTTTCCAGACAGGAGAGTGACAGATCACATAGCGCGTCGGGTGCACGCTTCGGTCGGCGAGTAAGCCACCCACCTACTTGGTACGACCCTCACTGGCAGTGCCAGGCTGTCCCGTAGCCTTCGATGGTACAAAACCAACCAACACTCTCTCAGAGAGCGCGTGCCGCTGCGAGCATCTAATCTCACTTCAAGAATTTCTACTTTTCTAGTGTCTTGAGAAAATCACTGAAATAGGGTTTGCCGGGGACAAAACTACCGTCGTAGTAATATCGATAAGTAATACCGATAAGGGGTaatgattaatattattagatttctcttccaaatcttaaaaaaaaaaaaactcataattgaatataatttgataattacaCTTAACTTTTAATGTGTCAGATGTATCAATAGGCATTTGATCTAATGAGagaagatttataaaaggctTGCACTTATAATATTGAGTGTAAGAATTCGatcttttataaaaatattatggtgGTTAGTTTTAATACTCTcttaattatcaactatttAGTGGAGACAGTCTCTCTTATGAAATGTGATAGAGTAAGCATCcttcgaatattagagaggggACAGTCTCAATGGGTTAATGTATGTTcacccctcgaatattagagagagGACAATCTCAGTGAGTTAATGTATGACAGTGTCTAAGTTGTTTAGTACGATTGATGTAATAAATACTGTAATTGTAATGTCTGATGTAATATCAGCAACAACGACAGTCTCAGTGGGTTAATGTCCCAGTTATTTAGTACGATTGatgttataaatattgtaattgtaatatctaatgtaatataataattataaatattataattataatatttgatataataTCACTAACAATCtctatataacaaaattaaaaaattaaaaaatgtcgCAGATATAAGCTTATACATTATGTATCGTCTCGTAAATACTATTGACCCTGCAGCGGAACATGAACACTTTAAGTGAGGCCACTGAAGTGGAGATTGAAAACGAAAGGGCTTCTTACTTTTACAACACACGTATAGTCTAAATATACAAAAGTTACTAGCCACCTAAAGATTCCTATTTTTGGCACCAAATTAGGGATgcaaagttattattattttcccctTTTTGTCCTTTTGATATCCACCATTCGTTCGCCTCTAAGAAACGAGAAATACAAGAAAACCtgatattattatcatcatgaTAAGAATGCTGGAAATGTTGATATATCTGTACGTATTTGACTTAGATATTTGTGACATCCACTTACTTCGAAATTGTGATCGTAGTGAGTTGCATCatataattatcatttatcaGAACAATCACGTATTGGAACTTTGTTTGGGCAGCAATTATATTTGAGTATGTTGGAGAAAGAGACGGACGAATTGCAGGGACATGCCAACCAAGCTAGCGAAGAAGGTATTAAacatctttcttcttcttaatttcattttcaaagcaAAACGTAAGCCTATCATTACGCCTAATCGTTCGTAGATAAGTTTGTTTACatcaaattatttgaatatttatttttcattttgatgattatttCTTTGTTCGTAATAATCGTTTGGTAGTATATGCACTCAGTTCACGGCCGGCGCTGGTCCTCAATATATTGTATACGTCAAATATTCAACAAACGATGTTTACGAAAATTACGtgccaaaattattttattacatgtTTGTTGGTTGATTGTTTTATATGAATGTTTTAAAGTATAATTGATCAAGTTTGACAAATGACAAATtatcttgaaaaataataattgtatgGTGGTGCATGAGAGTGATGtgaccaaataaataaaacaatcaataacaaattattttgttatgatGACAAATTCTCAATacattattaagaaaattcatgttaattaaagaaaataaatgatcaAATATGATAAgttaaagaacaaaaacatataatttacaaaggattaaaaaaattaaaacgtaACATGACAATGCATGTGTATCTAtgtcatcaatttttttaagcaaaaCATTATACGAGAGTTGCAATCTTTTTGGAATAATTTAGCTGTCAAATGGGGAAGACTCTAAGTTCCCAAATGTGCTTTAATACTGGAGATTGATTTTATtccatttgtttttaatttaaactagtaaattaatgttgaaaaaaaatatataaaagttacATTACGAATCTGTcgataaaattaaagaaaatgttatATAAACAGTAGTAAGACAGCAAGGTTGATACagtaacatatataatattatctttttgtaTTCTATATTATCGTAGCATAAATTATACTTGGGAGGCTGTCACCTTACAGCAGCCGTAACGTAGCTAGCCCTCCCCACGTTACTTGTATTTatatcttctttctttcttactGTAATTCAAATAGCAGcgttttaaaagtaataattttgtgtgagttttaatgtaaaaatatttattttcttataaatcaCTCGAATCTcctttcaaataaaataaaacaaaattaaagcaCAGAAATCGCCTAATTGGGGCGCCCAAGAATCTCAAGAGTCGGCTCTCAAAATAAGTCTCAGCAGGAGTGCAGGACCCAAAACATCGGGAATGATCTCCCTTGGGGGCGGGCCCCATCGCCAGACGGTCGCGTCAACACGTGTAACGATCACGTGGTGACGGTGGGTCCGACTCTGCCCTAGCCACTCAGTAAACGCAGTAGCACCGGTGGCAGTAGTGAACAGCTAACGCAAAACTTTACTCATCTCCTCAGAAGCGGGGCCCGTTACCACGTGTACGGTTCACGTGGCGTCGTGGTGGTGTCAGTTCACCTGCGGGGCCTAATGCCTGGCTGCCTGTTCATCATCACAGTTATTCGTTCACTGagaaaaacaataaagaaatattaactAAATCCGAGGTGGGCCCCAATTTTGTGCGGGAAAAAAGTCATGTAAATTGTAATGGTGGAACATCAGGAGGCAAAAGCCCGTTACTAACGCCGTTATGTTTTTACCGGGGGGCCATTTGACGGATGGATGGCTGTGGCCTGTGGAGTGGCTGACGTTAACGGCGGAGTAGTATTTGTCAATTGGTCTCCTTCATGTAGGGCAGGTCCGACTTTTGATTAGTCCTTTACAAAGATGCATCCACGCGCCACGTGCACATGCTAATTTCtgtaacattttaattttagcgagaaaaaaaaagcgcgttaaaatgaaatggatgttttatttcttttaatcattagATTAAAagttgtgtttgtgtgtgtatatatatatatatatatatatatatatatagtattttgaaataaaatttaacaaaattatcagccatccacttaaatattatcatgttgaaaaaaatgttataaaaatttaaattgttcaCCTATTATTCACAATATGTAAATATGTATCAACTATCTActcaaaatgacaaaataaaaataaactaattaaaataaaattctgtCTTTTTGTAGATGATTGAtgcaaattatttatattaagtaGATAATTTAACGAATTCAAactttatagtattttttataatgagATAAAATTCATGTGGAATTGTGGatgattgataattttcttaaaattaaaaaggaaaatgaaaatgatagaaaTGAATATATATCATGAATTATCTCTGTATTTTAAGTCGTATATGCACAGTTTCCCTTTATCTAATTTTAGGAATTAGATTTGAGTTTCTTTCAATAGTCTTTGTTGTGTAATTTtcacatatttaatttataataaatacgaatgaaaatatatttaaaatgataaaaatgtatttaaaaataatggtaatatctaaaaattgtGGTACTAAAAGATTATTGcctattataaaaacaataaagtaGTAGAtagtatatataaaatttaatgaaagaaattgataatctctttttaaattatgacgAACCAAGAATTTATATACACTTTTAAATTGTGATCACCGAATTTGAATAACAACAAGGGACAACCATTTTGTTAAATAGGTaagatttttgtttctattcaattcttcaaatgtaatatttaaaaaaatatatttctcaTAGTGAAAAATCATCACCCGCTTAAATGAATATTACATTACTTATCACATcatttacaacaaaatttaaaatgtctaTCATTACTCTTCTATGGATTAATGAATATAATgatctaattttctttttttttttctttttattcctATTTCTCTTGTgggaaattttcttaattattgtGGGCCTTGGGCTTCcaattatgtgtagaatttATTGATATGGAAATTCAATTACGGCAAGTCTTCATGAATTGCCAATCCATGTTGGGACAACAGATTCTTTGAATGTGCTTCTCCCTCCGGTGACAATCAATGATTTCATTTCTGAATTAAACACCAAGGcatatcattatttaaattcgCCTTTCATAAACTTGATATGGTAACGCCCATTTTTCACTCTTCCCATTTTTTGAAGTCTGAAAAAGCATCCCAATATATAAATGTtctcataatatttattattttgaactATTAAAGTAGAAAGATACTCACGAGTCACGAGTGACCACCTCGAGCCCTCGTCCGCAACCTCTAATTGTCAACCGTCCGGGGCGGTCGATGTAGCCCCTAAAGGCAACTTAATTTCAGCATccttttatgttaaattagcAGTTAGAATATTTGTTATCATAtctattcaaatttataaatatctcataccaaaaaattttctttcattgtagatcaatgattaaaattactttgtcACTGACCAACGCTTGACGATAGCAATTGCGACTCAAGCAGTAGGGTTGGCAATGGGACGGGATGTGATGAGATTTACCAATCTCAGTCACATTCCGTATATGCAAATGGGATGAAAAAACATCCCAATCTCgttactatattttttttgggacaaaaatATGTCTCAATCTCATCCCAAAAGAGATGGGATCCTGCGGGATCCCATCccaattggaaaaatttttattcttaatcgGTAATGAGACGGGATGGGACGGAATTTTTCAATCCCACTCCCGTCCTGCATATGtaattgagataaaaaaatgtctCAATCTCgtccctaaatttttttataggaCAAAAATATGTCTCAATTCCGTCCCAAATAAATTACATCCCATCggaaaaaattatcatccCTAGACTCAGCAACATCATTCTTAAATTTTCCGTGGACCGACCGACCTatctacaaattaaattaaaggaaCCAACCggttcattattattatttgttattattgaatttctattttcaattgaaaattagatttattttttctttaaaaaaaaaaactcaaaagtaGGATTAgatgttgaaatttgaaaccatGAATCAAAAACCTACTCCAATTAATGACCGATCCATGTTCATACTCCTGCCGTGGAATTTATACTCCTATTTTTTTCAGAAACTGAAGCCTAACCTATAACATCCTAGATTTAACCTATAAAGACTATACCTGCAACCTCAATTTACTcgagaaaatttaaaaaaaaaaacaaaaaataaaaaccaaagaGCCGTAGACGGGAATTGGGAATATTTTTAAGAGGCATGAACTGAAACTAAATTCAgcttgaaatattaaaaaaaaaaaaaatactgcaCTTAGGGCGCGTTTTGGTAATTTGCATTACATTAAAACATTATTCTTATGTCtggttataatttttttattgcatttaacatataatcatttaacttttattatttaataaagcataataaatttaaatttattaaatattaattcatattcaaataaaaattttaatttaaataataatataagataataattaaattaaatatttaataaatagataataatacgttatttcactttcattacataaaatcattttaatttattttaatcttttataatttactaaaatactaatttttaaattaaaaagttatatttgacattaataaatagaaaaaaaattcataattgaatattatatttttaaaatattataatatgattatactaaagtataatattattgaaataacaaAACGTGATATTGTAATATTCTATCATTTAAGAGTAGTATGTTagtaaatcatttttttatattataaaattaacatataaatttttaaaaaaaataacagtaacAGTTTGTACTACAACTGCATACATAAATAGCGGCCTCGTTCCTGTTAACATAGTATTATACAATGTAATAATACAGTGTTATAGTACCAAAAACACCCTTAAAGTTATTATTACCTTAAAAAGTGAAGAAAGGAGGAAGTGGCCGTTTACTCGTTTTTAGTCTCTTATATACcaacaacataataaaaattgcataTTTAGCATCTTATCTGCAAAAAGCTTTGAGCTGTAGTTGTAGTTGCAGCTGCTGCTTGGTAATAGGCAATATATAGCCCTTTAgtgtctttttctttctttccctcTCTTCATTGGAGCTCGCGCCACATCACgagcgtttttttttttttttacttcttctttctctcttctaattattttcactCTCTCAACTGACCTGAGTCTATggatttttaacatttttttatattttgttctgTTGTAATGTTCAAGTGGCAGTGCTAGCACGGAGTAATCCCCAATCCCCAATGCTCAGAATTCAGATTCTTCCCCCCATTCGCAGCCTTGATTAAAGCCTTCTCTTTGTTTTCTGAGCTCCGCCACTCACACCCACCAAAATTACATCGAACCaaatcaaataagaaaaaaaaggccaTGAAGAGGGAGCACAGCCAACTGGACCCACCGCCACCACCTCCTCCTCCGCCATCCTGCGTGGCGGGGCCGTCCGGCAAAGGCAAGATGTGGGAAGAAGAGCAGACGGATGGCGGGATGGATGAGCTTCTGGCCGTTTTGGGATACAACGTGAGATCTTCGGATATGGTTGAAGTTGCTCAAAAGATTGAACAGCTTGAAGAAGCTATGGGTGCTTTTCAGGCGGATGGTATCAACCATTTGGCTTCTGATACCGTCCACTACGATCCCTCTAATTTATGTACTTGGCTCGAAAGCATGCTCACCGAATTCAATCCCACCATGCCCGCGGGTTTGGGTTTAGATCCGGTGCCCGCACCTTCCGTTTTTGACGAGTCTTCCTTCATTGCTCCGGCCGAATCATCGACAATCACGTCCCTTGACTTTAGCCATCAGCGCGTTTTGGAAGAACCCAGTACCTCGGACTACGATCTGAAAGCGATTCCTGGTAAGGCCATGTATGGCGCTAACAATTCTCAAAACAGCAGTAATAATTATCTGAGTCTATCGTCAGCATCAGCGTCGTCACTCTCATCCTCAACAACTACTAGAGAGAACAAGCGCTTGAAAACCTCTGAGTTCTACCCGCCCGAGTCAACCCGCCCGATCGTCCTCGCTGACTCCCAAGAGAACGGAATCCGGCTCGTCCACGCCCTGATGGCTTGCGCTGAAGCCGTTCAACAGAACAACCTCACTCTAGCAGAAGCATTTGTCAAGCAGATTCGGTTTCTGGCAGTTTCCCAAGCCGGCGCCATGGGCAAAGTAGCCACTCACTTCGCCGAAGCCCTAGCTCGTCGTATTTACGGGCTTTACCCTCAAAGCCCGATCGATCATTCCTTCTCGGAACTTCTCGAGATGCAGTTCTACGAAACGTGCCCGTATTTGAAATTCGCTCACTTCACTGCCAATCAAGCCATCCTTGAAGCTTTTGACGGGAAAAGGCGAGTCCACGTCATTGATTTCTCTATGAATCAGGGCATGCAGTGGCCCGCTCTGATGCAAGCATTAGCTCTCCGACCCGGTGGCCCCCCGGCTTTTCGTCTCACCGGGATCGGACCGCCGGCGGCTGACAACACTGACCAGTTGCAGCAAGTGGGTTGGAAGTTGGCTCAGCTGGCTGAAAGCATTCATGTTGAGTTTGAATACAGGGGCTTCGTTGCTAATAGCTTAGCCGATCTTGATGCTTCTATGTTGGAAATCAAACCAAGTGAGGTTGACTCAGTGGCTGTCAACTCGGTGTTCGAGCTGCATAAGCTGCTGGCCCAACCGGGTGCTATTGATAAAGTGCTTTCTGTTGTTAAGAACATTAAGCCGGATATTTTCACAGTTGCAGAGCAAGAAGCCAATCATAACGGTCCGGTTTTCTT contains:
- the LOC102614400 gene encoding DELLA protein GAIP-B; amino-acid sequence: MKREHSQLDPPPPPPPPPSCVAGPSGKGKMWEEEQTDGGMDELLAVLGYNVRSSDMVEVAQKIEQLEEAMGAFQADGINHLASDTVHYDPSNLCTWLESMLTEFNPTMPAGLGLDPVPAPSVFDESSFIAPAESSTITSLDFSHQRVLEEPSTSDYDLKAIPGKAMYGANNSQNSSNNYLSLSSASASSLSSSTTTRENKRLKTSEFYPPESTRPIVLADSQENGIRLVHALMACAEAVQQNNLTLAEAFVKQIRFLAVSQAGAMGKVATHFAEALARRIYGLYPQSPIDHSFSELLEMQFYETCPYLKFAHFTANQAILEAFDGKRRVHVIDFSMNQGMQWPALMQALALRPGGPPAFRLTGIGPPAADNTDQLQQVGWKLAQLAESIHVEFEYRGFVANSLADLDASMLEIKPSEVDSVAVNSVFELHKLLAQPGAIDKVLSVVKNIKPDIFTVAEQEANHNGPVFLDRFTESLHYYSTMFDSLEGSVNSPENHKAMTEAYMGNQICNVVACEGADRVERHETLAQWRTRFSSAGFIPAHIGSNAYKQASMLLALFAGGDGYKVEENNGCLTLGWYTRPLIATSAWKLAAKR